A part of Liolophura sinensis isolate JHLJ2023 chromosome 1, CUHK_Ljap_v2, whole genome shotgun sequence genomic DNA contains:
- the LOC135467794 gene encoding poly(A)-specific ribonuclease PARN-like — translation MLQVGLCTFKFDRSKNRYEVKPFNFNVFPKPMFKQAPDTRFLCQSSSIDFLASHGFDFNKAFKEGIPYLSPTHEQTLRDNLKWRHQQAAQLSSPAFTTPDGQDPVIKGPITIPAEHEEFLSNTCSQISKFLDETSDETTELPACSGYQRKLIYQVAKTKFTSGIHLETKTAVDKRRYILVTRVKGEEDIKRMAEAKNSAELAELEQAVGFSKAMRIVSQSGKLLIGHNMMLDLVHLLHQFYSPLPEDFTEFKSLTRSVFPKLLDTKLMASTHPFKDKLLTTTLGDLRKALENHPFSKPEITTPPGFDMYMCATSKEQLHEAGYDAFITGLCFISMSNFLGTFQDPPKSHVPPTSHLIDPFINKLFLMRVVDIPYMNLAGPDLEPNRDHVFHVSFPKEWKGSDIFQLFSPFGNIQISWINETSAFVSLVKKHQAESVLEQLSHGDTYTIVTYETFHKGTKEGDASTRKRTVPNADIPIPGKKRKSLGSEVPSYSPRSITPIPEEEEEGNKQNENTAKAETGSNNEASDPKKPKLFTEPETW, via the exons ATGTTACAGGTTGGACTCTGCACCTTCAAATTTGATAGGTCCAAAAACAG GTATGAAGTGAAACCGTTCAACTTCAATGTGTTCCCTAAACCTATGTTCAAACAAGCACCAGACACTCGATTCCTTTGTCAG AGCTCAAGCATTGATTTCCTGGCATCTCATGGGTTTGATTTCAACAAAGCATTCAAAGAAG GTATTCCCTACCTGAGCCCCACTCATGAGCAGACATTACGAGATAACCTGAAGTGGCGACACCAGCAGGCAGCACAATTGTCCTCCCCTGCCTTCACAACTCCAGATGGTCAAGACCCAGTCATCAAAGGTCCCATCACAATTCCTGCAGAACATGAGGAGTTCTTGTCTAACACATG CTCACAGATTTCCAAGTTTCTGGATGAGACAAGTGATGAGACGACAGAGCTGCCAGCTTGCTCAGGTTACCAGAGAAAACTCATTTACCAAGTGGCTAAAACAAA ATTTACTTCTGGAATTCACTTGGAAACAAAAACAGCCGTTGACAAGAGACGCTATATCTTAGTGACAAGAGTGAAGGGTGAAGAAGATATCAAAAGGATGGCAGAGGCTAAAAACTCGGCAGAATTG GCAGAGCTGGAGCAAGCTGTTGGTTTCTCTAAAGCCATGAGGATAGTATCTCAGTCT GGGAAGTTGTTGATTGGGCATAACATGATGCTGGATCTTGTTCATTTACTTCATCAGTTTTATTCACCATTACCAGAG GACTTTACAGAATTTAAGTCCCTAACAAGGTCTGTGTTTCCAAA GTTGTTGGATACAAAACTGATGGCTTCTACACACCCATTCAAG GACAAGCTGTTGACAACCACTCTGGGGGACCTACGCAAGGCTTTGGAGAACCATCCCTTTTCTAAACCAGAAATTA CCACTCCCCCTGggtttgacatgtacatgtgtgccaccaGTAAAGAGCAGTTACATGAGGCAGGGTATGACGCCTTCATCACAGGGCTCTGCTTCATCTCAATGTCGAACTTTTTAG GTACATTCCAGGATCCGCCAAAGTCTCATGTCCCTCCCACATCACACCTGATTGACCCCTTCATCAACAA attgttcctgatgcGTGTTGTGGACATCCCCTACATGAACCTAGCCGGTCCAGATT TGGAGCCTAACAGAGACCATGTGTTCCATGTGTCTTTCCCAAAGGAATGGAAAGGATCAGATATCTTTCAACTCTTCTCTCCTTTTG GTAACATCCAGATATCCTGGATAAATGAGACATCAGCTTTTGTGTCTCTGGTAAAGAAACACCAGGCAGAATCGG ttttagAGCAGCTCAGTCACGGAGACACATACACTATCGTTACTTATGAAACCTTTCATAAGGGGACTAAAGAGGGAGATGCCTCTACAAGGAAAAGAACTGTGCCCAATGCTGACATACCCATCCCTGGCAAGAAACGCAAATCCCTGGGTTCAGA GGTACCTTCCTATTCCCCTCGTTCCATCACCCCCATACCAGAGGAGGAAGAAGAGGGTAACAAACAAAACGAGAACACAGCCAAAGCAGAAACTGGTTCAAACAATGAAG CATCTGACCCCAAGAAGCCCAAGCTCTTCACGGAGCCAGAAACCTGGTGA